The Sphingobacteriales bacterium sequence TGCCGTAATTTTGCCGAAGCCATGGTGAAAGCAGGAACTCTCGAAGGATTTTTTTGTCCTGTGGGGGGAAATGAAACCATGGCTAATTCAGGAAAAGTATTAGGCCTCGAAGCGGAAGCAAAAGAACCTATGATTGCAGTGGTAAGATGTAACGGAACCCCTGCAAATGCTCCTTTAAAAAACACTTATGATGGTGTCAGCAGCTGTTTTGTGGCAAATGCCTTGTTTGCCGGTGAAAATGGTTGTCCTCACGGATGTCTGGGCTTAGGCGATTGTGTGGCCGTTTGTCAGTTTGATGCCATTCACATTAATCCTGAAAGAAAACTCCCTGAAGTCAATGATAAATGTACGGCCTGCGGAGCCTGTGTAAAGGCATGTCCGAGAAATATTATCGAACTCAGGTACAAAGGCAAAAAAGACAAGCGGATATTTGTTTCCTGCATGAACACTGAAAAAGGTGCATTAGCCCGTAAAAACTGCAGTGTAGCTTGCATTGGCTGTGGTAAATGTGTGAAAGTTTGTCCTCATGATGCCATCGTCATGGAAAACAATCTGGCTTACATTAGTTTTGAAAAATGCAAGCTTTGCCGTAAGTGTGTCGAAGAATGCCCGACAAACGCCATCTGGGAAGTTAATTTTCCGCCAAGGAAAGTGAAAACAGAAGAATCGGCTGTGGCCGATCAGGATACTCAAGCATGAATCAAGGTTAAAAATGATTAAAAATAATTAGAAGTGAAACTGAAAACATTTATAAAAGGCGGTGTCCATCCACCGGAAAATAAAATTTCAGCAGGGGAAAAAATCGTTGAAGTTCCATTGCCAAAGACAGTTTATGTGCCGGTACAACAGGTTCTCGGTGCACCATCTGTTCCGGTAGTTAAAAAGGGTGACCGTGTAAAAACCGGTCAGCTGATTGCAAAAGGAGAAGCCTTTATTTCAGCAAATGTCCATAGCCCTGCAACAGGTACAGTCAGTAAAATTGAAGAAGTAACCGACAGCTCAGGTTACCGGAAAACAACCATTATCATTGACACAGAAGCTGATGAATGGGAAGAAGGAATAATTACCGACAAGAGTATTCAGAGAGAATGTACCCTGACCCCGGAAGAAATTATCAGTAAAATTAAAAGTGCAGGGATAGTAGGAATGGGGGGAGCTACTTTTCCGACCCATGTAAAACTCATGGTGCCACCGGATAAAAAAGCTGAGTTGCTCCTGATCAATGGTGTTGAGTGTGAGCCATATCTGACCTCAGACCACAGGCTGATGCTGGAAAGAGGAGAAGAACTCATGGCAGGTATTCAGATATTGATGAAGGCGCTGAAAGTGGAAAAAGCTATAATAGGGATAGAAAACAATAAAAAGGATGCCATTGCTCATCTGGATGCCTTATCCCGTTCATTTTCAGGCATTTCGGTTCAGGTTTTAAAAGTCAAATATCCTCAGGGAGGGGAAAAACAACTTATTAAAGCAATTACAGGCAGGGAAGTTCCGTCAGGGAAGCTACCGGTGGAAGTTGGTTGTGTGGTACAGAATGTCGGAACAGCAGTGGCAGTTTATGAAGCAGTTCAGAAAAACAAACCTTTGATTGAAAGAATAGTTACGGTAAGTGGCTTTGTTTCACATCCGGCCAACTATCTGGCCAGAATAGGAACACCGGTCAGTGTGTTGCTTGAGCTTTCGGGAGGAATACCTGAAAAAGCGGGGAAGATTATCAATGGCGGTCCCATGATGGGAAAAGCAGTGAACAACGCTGAGGTGCCCGTTACAAAAGGAACATCAGGCATATTGGTATTTCCTGAAGACATTTCATTACGCCATGAACCCATTACCTGTATTCGTTGCAGCAAATGTGTTCAGGCTTGTCCCATGTCGCTTGAGCCTTATTATCTTGCTCAGCTTTCTGAGATAAAAGATTGGGAGAAATGTGAGAAAAACATGGTTATGGATTGTATCGAATGCGGAAGTTGTATGTATGTGTGTCCTTCATATCGTCCCTTGCTCGATTATATCAGGATGGGGAAGACACAGGTTGGAAAAATAATCAGGTCAAGAGTTAAATAAAACACCATGAATAAATACGTAGTAAGTTTATCACCCCATATTCACGGAAGGGAAGATGTCAGAAAGATCATGTGGGGAGTGGTTTATGCCATGATTCCAGCTCTTCTGGTAAGTATTTATTTTTTCGGACTCGACTCTGTAAGGGTTACGCTGATAAGTGTGGCTTCGTGTCTGTTGGTGGAATATCTGATACAGAGATTTTTTCTGAAAGGGAAGATAAGTATTACAGACGGATCGGCTGTTATTACCGGTATTTTGCTGGCTTTCAATGTACCGGCCAATCTGCCTAACTGGATCATTGTCGTTGGGGCGATTGTCGCCATAGGAATAGCCAAGATGAGTTTTGGAGGGCTTGGAAAAAATCCTTTTAATCCGGCACTGGTTGGCAGGGTATTTTTGTTGATAGCCTTTCCTGTGCAAATGACTTCATGGCCAAAACCACATGCACTGTTTTCAGACGGAGTTGTTGATGCTATTACAGGTGCTACCCCATTAGGTATTTTAAAAGAAGGCCTGAAAAACGGTATGAGTGTAGATCAGATCATGCAGTCCGGAGAAATGCCCCGTTATGTGGATATGATGCTGGGAAACATGGGTGGTTCATTGGGTGAGATGTCGGCTATCGCTTTGCTCATCGGGGCTATTTATATGTTTTGGAA is a genomic window containing:
- a CDS encoding RnfABCDGE type electron transport complex subunit B; translation: MGQSSIILYSIIAVGGLGLVSAVILYFVAQKFKVIEDPRIDEVEAILPGANCGGCGYAGCRNFAEAMVKAGTLEGFFCPVGGNETMANSGKVLGLEAEAKEPMIAVVRCNGTPANAPLKNTYDGVSSCFVANALFAGENGCPHGCLGLGDCVAVCQFDAIHINPERKLPEVNDKCTACGACVKACPRNIIELRYKGKKDKRIFVSCMNTEKGALARKNCSVACIGCGKCVKVCPHDAIVMENNLAYISFEKCKLCRKCVEECPTNAIWEVNFPPRKVKTEESAVADQDTQA
- the rsxC gene encoding electron transport complex subunit RsxC — protein: MKTFIKGGVHPPENKISAGEKIVEVPLPKTVYVPVQQVLGAPSVPVVKKGDRVKTGQLIAKGEAFISANVHSPATGTVSKIEEVTDSSGYRKTTIIIDTEADEWEEGIITDKSIQRECTLTPEEIISKIKSAGIVGMGGATFPTHVKLMVPPDKKAELLLINGVECEPYLTSDHRLMLERGEELMAGIQILMKALKVEKAIIGIENNKKDAIAHLDALSRSFSGISVQVLKVKYPQGGEKQLIKAITGREVPSGKLPVEVGCVVQNVGTAVAVYEAVQKNKPLIERIVTVSGFVSHPANYLARIGTPVSVLLELSGGIPEKAGKIINGGPMMGKAVNNAEVPVTKGTSGILVFPEDISLRHEPITCIRCSKCVQACPMSLEPYYLAQLSEIKDWEKCEKNMVMDCIECGSCMYVCPSYRPLLDYIRMGKTQVGKIIRSRVK
- a CDS encoding RnfABCDGE type electron transport complex subunit D; protein product: MNKYVVSLSPHIHGREDVRKIMWGVVYAMIPALLVSIYFFGLDSVRVTLISVASCLLVEYLIQRFFLKGKISITDGSAVITGILLAFNVPANLPNWIIVVGAIVAIGIAKMSFGGLGKNPFNPALVGRVFLLIAFPVQMTSWPKPHALFSDGVVDAITGATPLGILKEGLKNGMSVDQIMQSGEMPRYVDMMLGNMGGSLGEMSAIALLIGAIYMFWKKIITWHIPVSYLGSALAFALIFWLIDPVHYVNPLFHLVTGGLMLGVFFMATDMVSSPMTPVGMIVYGIGCGVLTMLIRLFGAYPEG